From the Entelurus aequoreus isolate RoL-2023_Sb linkage group LG13, RoL_Eaeq_v1.1, whole genome shotgun sequence genome, the window tggtagctctggtaccactttgcagtcttgtaattgccttgcacggcagttggggagcagagttatccaagcatttaaaaaccagtttgattgtgtgtaacaaaataaaattggtaaaacttaaaatattgtatttggttaaaatttggcagtgatgatatcgtatactcttcttgtctaggactttcattaatcaatccaacaaaacaatacacagcaaaaccataacaatgcaatccaattccaaaaccaaacccgagccagcaacactcagaactgcaataaacagagcaattgagaggagacacaaacacgaccaaaacaatccaaaagtagtgaaacaaaaatgaatattatcaacaacagtattaatattagttacaattcagtaacagttcaaagaaaaggtgcctggagctgcGTCAGGTCTGCTCcccctccgctttgtagatctcgggtcaggacAAGGTCTTCATGTGGCtgtcaatagatcaaagaaaccgactcctccatgtcgcatcccatcgcacacagtggagttttgcaagccttttgcttgataagatgaaagacaacttttgtcttctcgcagggaAGCCTGAACTAATGGGGAAACAAGttatgtgataacttatatataattattctgaCATAAAATGTTAATCGTGAATAAATTACATGTAACTATTTGATGATTTAATTAATCATTTAATAATTTCATAAAATATTTCACAATttatttttaggattttttttacaatttaattaatttatgatttaatgatttattaaataattgaattaaaatgtGTGTCAGCATTCCAAGCATTAATTTGATCCGTCACACATCCGACATCCAAGTCACTGGGCGgactataacacacacacacacacatacacacattttgtttgcaattggtttttaatcttcattatttacttcaagttattacagtgtgtctctatatacatatttatttatttaattttatacattttggctaaagggggcgcatttccatttcttacacacacttgttattacatatcttggccagagggggagcacttcacatttttacacacacttgttatttcatttgttgatcagagggggcgcacttttaaaaacgacacacagtccatccattcatccatccattttctaccgcttgtcccctttcggacttaccttctcattcaatgtgttttctttattgtaatgactatttacattgtagattgtcactgaaggcatcaaaactatgaatgaacacatgtggagttatgtacttaacaaaaaaaggtgaaataactgaaaacatgttttatgttctagtttcttcgaaatagccaccctttgctctgattactgctttgcacactcttggcattctctcaatgagcttcaagcacacctgtgaagtgacaaACATTTCAGGGGACTACCCACTTTTTTATATAGTCtttaaagtgtgcatttttggtATCAAAACAGACTTTTATCGAGAGTAGAACCAattgttcatgtttacattgtttcataTGGGTAACTCAATTACAACTATGGGTAACTCAATTACAACTACAATGTTTTCAATTTCCGAACCATTttaaagaaccaattaagttcgtaaatggaggttccactgtactcaaatatttattataaagtAACCAGTTTTGTTAGGCCCAAGACAGTGGAGACATATTACAACCGCAGTACGTTAAAGTTAGAATACTTCTGCAGGTTGATAACCGCGGATTAAAATACAGACGCTCAGTAACTGTTAGCATCAGACTCTTTATTATATACTCGTCCATTTTGGTGACATCTTAACTTCACAGACATCTAAAGACACCAGTGCGTACTGGAATGCTTATATGGGAATAATTAAGTAAGTGGGGTACTAGAATGCTTGTAGGGGAAGAAATTAAGTAAGGGGGTACGGGAATGCTTATAGGGGAAGCATTAAGTAAGTGGGCTACTAGAATGCTTATAGGGGAAGCAATTACGTAAGGGAGTACTGGAATGCTTATAGGGGAAGCATTAAGTAAGGGGCTACTGGAATGCTTGTAGGGGAAGCATTAAGTAAGGGGTACTAGAATGCTTATAGAGGAAGCATTAAGTAAGTGGGCTACTAGAATGCTTATAGGGGAAGCATTAAGTAAGGGGGTACTGGAATGCTTATAGGGGAAGCATTAAGTAAGTGGGACTGGAATGCTTATAGGGGAAGCATTAAGTAAGTGGGTACTGGAATGCTTATAGGGGAAGCATTAAGTAAGTGGGCTACTAGAATGCTTATAGGGGAAGCAATTACGTAAGGGAGTACTGGAATGCTTATAGGGGAAGCATTAAGTAAGTGGGACTAGAATGCTTATAAGGGGAAGCATTAAGTAAGGGGGTACTGGAATGCTTATAAGGGAATCATTAAGTAAGTGGGTACTGGAATGCTTATAGGGGAAGCATTAAGTAAGTGGGCTACTAGAATGCTTATAGGGGAAGCAATTACGTAAGGGAGTACTGGAATGCTTATAGGGGAAGCATTAAGTAAGTGGGCTACTAGAATGCTTATAGGGGAAGCAATTACGTAAGGGAGTACTGGCATGCTTGTAGGGGAAGCATTAAGTAAGGGGGACTGGAATGCTTATAGGGGAAGCATTAAGTAAGTGGGACTGGAATGCTTATAAGGGAAGCATTAAGTAAGGGGTACTAGAATGCTTATAGAGGAAGCATTAAGTAAGGGGGACTGGCATGCTTATAGGGGAAGCATTAAGTAAGGGTGTACTGGAATGCTTATAAGGGGAAGCATTAAGTAAGGGGGTACTGGAATGCTTATAGGGGAAGCATTAAGTAAGGGGTACTAGAATGCTTATAGGGGTAGCATTAAGTAAGGGGGTACTGGAATGCTTATAAGGGAAGCATTAAGTAAGGGGGTACTGGAATGCTTATAGGGGAAGCATTAAGTAAGGGGGACTGGCATGCTTATAGGGGAAGCATTAAGTAAGGGTGTACTGGAATGCTTATAAGGGGAAGCATTAAGTAAGGGGGTACTGGAATGCTTATAGGGGTAGCATTAAGTAGGTGGGACTGGAATGCTTATAGGGGAAGCATTAAGTAAGTGGGACTGGAATGCTTATAAGGGAAGCATTAAGTAAGTGGGACTGGAATGCTTATAAGGGAAGCATTAAGTAAGGGGGTACTGGAATGCTTATAGAGGAAGCATTAAGTAAGGGGGACTAGAATGCTTATAGGGGAAGCATTAAGTAAGTGGTACTAGAATGCTTAACGGGGAGGATGATTTTTAAAGGAATGGTCAGGTCTCACTGCTGGATGCGACGCAGCGACTGCACCTGAAAAGACTGAGCGTGGGAGCCCcattccctgtaatgtttgtactCGCCGCCATGCCGGTCGCACTCCATGACGTACTGGTAACCGCGGTAACCAGGGAACTGGTAGCACACCCATCTGGGACGAGAAAAGGGTAGAGGCGATGAGGTCTGCGCGGCGTTAGACGTGAACGTTGATGTGACTTACGCGCCGCTCTGGACCTTCATGGACCCGATCTCATTGGTCCCCCAGCCCATGGCCTGCAGTGACGGGCAGTCGTCGCTTATCTCCCACTGCCGTCCCACAAAGTTGTCCTTCTCATACACCACAATCTTGGACTCCTTGCGGTCCTGTCCACACAAGCAGGCCGGCACACATTCTAAAGGGTCTATTTTTAGCCGTAATGACAAGTGAgtcggctttttttttttggaatgggCCAAGAAAGACTCACAGCGCAGCAGATGGGGCGGAAGGACGCCATCCTCTCAGTGTGGTAGGCGTTGCTGCCGCTCCAAGACTCCCAACGAGGATATTCTCCTCTCTCCAACACAAATTGCTGTCCACAGAAGCTGGAGTGTTCATATCCGGTCCAACTGCTCCCCACAAAATGTCATAATTAGCACGTGTCGCTTGTTGAGGCTTGCTCGCAGGAAGCCACTTTTTCCTCCGACTCGCTTCTCCATGAAAGTCTCGGGCAAACTTTTCACCGTCTTGGTTCTAACGCGCACAAACATTAGGGTGTGACAAATCTAGGACACGcgtgtaaaggcctactgaaagccactactaccgaccacgcagtctgatagtttatatatcaatgatgaaatcttaacattataacacatgccaatacggccgggttaacttataaagtgacattttaaatttgccgctaaacttccggttcgaaacgcctctgaggatgacgtatgcgcgtgacgtaacccggggaacacgggtatgacttccacattgaagccaatacgaaaaagctctgttttcatttcataattccacagtattctggacatctgtgttcgtgaatctgttgcaatcatgttcattgcattatggagaaggaagctgagcaagcaaagaagaaagttgtcggtgcgaaatggacgtatttttcgaacgtagtcagcaacaacagtacacagccggcgcttctttgtttacattcccgaaagatgcagtcaagatggaagaactcggataacagagactctaaccaggaggacttttgacttcgatacacagacgcctgtagagaactgggacaacacagactcttaccaggattactttgatttggatgacaaagacgcagacgtgctactgtgagtatgcagctttggcttctaaacatttgatcgcttgaccgtatgtgcgcaacttttttttgagggtgtacgtaacttttttaaaatatataagctttatgaaccttgggttaggtgaacggtcttttgggctgagtgattgtgtgtgttgatcaggtgtttgaattgtattggcgtgttctatggagctaggagctagcataggagctaggagctagcataacacgtaccgtaccgtactgtacgtgcgcgtcacgtacgtaactttttaaaaatatataagctttatgaaccttgggtttggtgaacggtcttttgggctgagtgattgtgtgtgttgatcaggtgtttgaattgtattggcgtgttctatggagctaggagctagcagaggagctaggagctagcataacaaacacgcaggtgtttttatgcaggattaatttgtggcatattaaatataagcctggttgtgttgtggctaatagagtatatatatgtcttgtgtttatttactgttgtagtcattcccagctgaatatcaggtcccccccggctctcacagcatcttccctatctgaatagcttcaactccccactagtccttcacttgcactttactcatccacaaatctttcatcctcgctgaaattaatggggaaattgtcgctttctcggtccgaatctctctcacttcatgcggccatcattgtaaacaatagggaactttgcgtatatgttcaactgactacgtcacgctacttccggtaggggcaagccttttttttatcagataccaaaagttgcaatctttatcgtcgttgttctatactaaatcctttcagcaaaaatatggcaatatcgcgaaatgatcacgtatgacacatagaatagatctgctatccccgtttaaatcatCATTCTGTGGGAAGAAAGCACGCGTTGGTAATGGATGGTTCGTTTAGAGcacacctgggcaaattaaggccccgttaagcttttcaatctggcccgccggacattcccaaataattttcttagatctttaagatggaaagtgtagctgccattatgatgtgcagtgatgttttctaatgaccgtaagttaGACCGCCCATACGTCCTCTTtaccccggacatgtcctcttttgcgggggtttctcaaatgcctcaaatgtccggcattttgagtcagcGTTGCGTggattttcaatgtacgtccagggttgagaaggggttaaaaacaaaacaaattgtgaaggtgtgcgcacgcagcaacattcgtgagggagaggCAGAGACAGGGAGAGCGAGAGAGCGGAGtgattgacatacttgccaaccctcccgattttcccgggaaactcccgaatttcagtgcctctcccgaaagtctcccggggcaaccattctcccgatttccatccagacaacaatattgggggcgtgccttaaaggcactgcgtttgcgtgccagcccagtcacataatatctacggcttttcacacacacaagtcaatgcaaggcatacttggtcaacagccatacaggtcacactgagggtgaccgtataaacaactttaacactgttacaaatatgcgccacactgtgaacccacaccaaacaagaatgacaaacacatttcgggagaacatccgcaccataacacaacataaacacaacagaaaaatacccagaaccccttgcagcactaactcttccgggacgctacaatatacaccccccgctacccccttttggaaaaccttgttacattgtttaatgcatccagcggggtatcacaacaaaattaggcataataatgtgtatatattagggatgtccgataatggctctttgccgatatccgatattccgatattgtccaactctttaattaccgataccgatatcaaccgataccgatatcaaccgatatatgcagtcgtggaattaacacattattatgcctaatttggacaaccatgtatggtgaagataaggtacttttaaaaaataataataaaataagataactaaattaaaaacattttcttgaataaaaaagaaagtaaaacaatataaaaacagttacatagaaactagtaattaatgaaaatgagtaaaattaactgttaagggttagtactattagtggaccagcagcacgcacaatcatgtgtgcttacggactgtatcccttgcagactgtattgatatatattgatatataatgtaggaaccagaatattgataacagaaagaaatggggggagggaggttttttgggttggtgcactaattgtaagtgtatcttgtgttttttatgttgatttaataaaaaaattaaaaaaaacaaaaaaaaacgatacagataataaaaaaccgataccgataatttccgatattacattttaacgcatttatcggccgatattatcggacatccctagtatatatatatatatatatatatatatcaccaaatcactctacggagacagccctcgcaaaaatgactaatgatctattgctgacgatggattctgatgcttcatctatgttgctgcttcttgatcttagcgccgctttcgatactgttgatcataatattttattagagcgtatcaaaacgcgtattgggatgtcagacttagccttgtcttggtttaactcttatcttactgacaggatgcagtgtgtctcccataacaatgtgacctcggactatgttaaggtaacgtgcggagttccccagggttcagttcttggccctgcactctttagtatttacatgctgccgctaggtgacattatacgcaaatacggtgttagctttcactgttatgctgatgacacccaactctacatgcccctaaagctgaccaacacgccggattgtagtcagctggaggcgtgtcttaatgaaattaaacaatggatgtccgctaactttttgcaactcaacgctaagaaaacggaaatgctgattatcggtcctgctcaacaccaacatctatttaataataccaccttaacatttgacaaccaaacaattaaacaaggcgactcggtaaagaatctgggtattatcttcgacccaactctctcgtttgagtcacacattaagagtgttactaaaacggccttctttcatctccgtaatatcgctaaaattcgttccattttgtccacaagcgatgctgagatcattattcatgcgttcgttacgtctcgtctcgattactgtaacgtattattttcgggcctccctatatctagcattaaaagattacagatggtacaaaatgcggctgctagacttttgacaaaaacaagaaagtttgatcatattacgcctatactggctcacttgcactggcttcctgtgcacctaagatgcgactttaaggttttactacttacgtataaaatactacacggtcaagctcctgcctatcttgacgattgtattgtaccatatgtcccggcaagaaatctgcgttcaaagaactccggcttattagtgattcccagagcccaaaaaaagtctgcgggctatagagcgttttctattcgggctccaatactatggaatgccctcccggtaaaagttagagatgctacctcagtagaagcatttaagtctcatcttaaaactcatttgtatactctagcctttaaatagactccctttttagaccagttgatctgccgtttcttttcttttcttttctactctgctccggggtggaccgctagcctgtccatcagatggggacatctctacgctgctgacccatctccactcgggatggttcccgctggccccaccatggactggactttcgctgatgtgttggactttcacaatattatatcagacccactcgacaccgaggatgtcgttgtggcttgtacagccctttgagacactagtgatttagggctatataaataaacattgattgattgattgattgattgattgattgaatgattgatatatatatatatatatatatatatatatatatatatatatatatatatatatatatatatatatatatatatatatatatatatatatatatatatatacatatatacatacatatatatatatatatatatatatatatatatatatatatatatatatatatatatatatatatatatatatatatatatatattaccaaataaccgcccttgtgcaaataaccgcccatgtcctaatagccgcccggggtccgaccccattttgtgaattaaccgcctcttcctaataaccgcctatgtccaaatagccgcccatgggctgttatttgcataatttagattaaaatgctactggggttgcatttgctgcagtattattgttttgatggttttatagagtacttggtaccataattgattttttcctgtatgctgctttatttaaaacttggagtactgtagcctttattttatttaagtgtcagtattattgttctgttttgatggtgggttttatacttgagtacttggtaccataatgaAATtgttcccggtaggctgctttatttaaaacgtttatttatttttagtattggtattctatttgacaattgttgcactactgccatgttgaggccttgttgatctcttgtcttttgatagcctacttcatgttgatctcttgtttttttgtttatatgtttacaatagcttttacatttaaagtttttggtACGAAAagaaaatactggacagtaaccattgtaaccaaataatggcctggtgcaggctggtgcaaaaataaataaaagccttgtgcaaataaccgcctgcttcttttaaacgcctgtccccgaaatcgattttgtgaaataaacgcccgggctactatttggtaatatacggtataaatatatatatatatatatatatatatatatatatatatatatatatatatatatatatatatagtcgaggttactgtggtttatccgttatacagtgctcaataccggggtagaacggaatatacgttaggtcaggaaaaaacacagaggctatatcatccctacgagcctgttttgcaggtttccctgctcttcaggggatttgtgaaacaggcttgtagggatgaaatagcctctgtgttttttcctgacctaacgtatatatatatatatatatatatatatatatatatatatatatatatatatatatatatatatatatatatatatactaccattcaaaagtttggggtcacattgaaatgtccttattttcaatgaagataactttaaactagtcttaactttaaagaaatacactctatacattgctaatgtggtaaatgactattctagctgcaaatgtctggtttttggtgcaatatctacataggtgtatagaggcccatttccagcaactatctttccagtgttctaatggtacaatgtgtttgctcattggctcagaaggctaattgatgattagaaaacccttgtgcaatcatgttcacacatctgaaaacagtttagctcgttacagaagctacaaaactgaccttcctttgagcagattgagtttctggagcatcacatttgtggggtcaattaaacgctcaaaatggccagaaaaagagaactttcatctgaaactcgacagtctattcttgttcttagaaatgaaggctattccacaaaattgtttgggtgaccccaaacttttgaacggtagtgtatatatatatatatatatatatatatatatatatataatgtacacacacacacacacacacacacacgcacagttactttacatgctttcggcccccgaccaaatttttttcgcccaatgtggcccccaattccagaagtttggacacacttgctCTAGTccttaaaataaatgaagaaaaaCCAAGGTAGCGCTCTCTTTGCACATGCTGCTCATCCTCCTCAGGAGGGAAGCTGGAGCCCACCCCGGCTGACTTTGAACGGGAATGACTGTCTGTCTCTGTCTTGTGACGAGACCGCACCAGAgccagctggggtaggctccagctccctCGCCAGCGGACGGCCGGATGGACATTTAGGACTTACGCTCCACATTCCACCTTCAGGGAGCGAATGTTGTCCATGCCGCACTGCGCCAAGGTCTGGCAGGAGGAGGTGAAGTCCCTCCGCTTGCCCTGGAAGTTCTCCTGGTCGTACACCGTGATCTACGGGAGGACATGAAGGCACACATGTAGTGCGCACGTGgctgacacacacgcacacaacagtCATGAAGAACTTGGGTGATTGTGCAGCATTTTTGCAAGGTGCAGTCAGCAGAGTGAGACTCACCTTCCACGGTCCCAGCAGGTCGGGCTTGTTGAGAGCCATGCTGTCCCGTCTGGTAGCAGAGATTTAGATTCTAATACTGATGTCAGAAAAAACATCCCACAATTAGGACATTCTGTAATTAGTGCAGATCTTACATGCAGCAAAAAAGCAGGatgtaataaaatatataaaaaactgAAATATCTATCgaatatctaagttatcacaaaactttgtgttgaaatgagttcccagcaagaagacaaaagcggtttttaacctaccaagaagaaggcttgtaaaactccactgtgtaggatgggaagcaacatgaaggtgttctgtttcttccaTGCATTGTAAtcgacagaaagatattgtcttgacccgagaactacaaaagcgaagaggaagcaggaccagactcccctccaggcaccgcttctttgaactgtttcacgaccttttctgtgaactgtttacgaccttttcttttgaactgttctgtaaccaaaggcgacggctgtttacgacccacgtcccttagaaacagctgttgccatgtgatgagggaaagtccaaataaaagaggcggcgtacaatctttcgccagagcgtgctggagactgtgcagGAGTGCAGTGTctacgcgtctctcctcaaattgagccaattttaattttgtctctgtttaattccttgtttcttgtcttgtttaatagatgtcatcagtgtttgaacctgacaattaccGTAAATATAAAAAGGTAACCACTGTTATTGTTACTGTAAAACTCTGTAaaatgccagttttttactgtagttgtttttacagtacattactgtaaatgtaaaaaacagcaccgcttgtatttttacagtaaagttttgGCGACTTGGTTGCCAGctttttaactggaaaatttagtccgtttttaatttttaaattttgttttgaaCAATGTAAAAATGTAACTGGAAGGACggcaccactgttatttttacagtaaaattcttgcGACTGGGCtaccagtttttactgtaaagtttAGTTGTttctacagtacattactgtaaatggaaaaaacaaccCGGCTtgtatttttacagaaaaattttggcaactgatctgccaaattttttttcttgcaatatgTAGTCgttttacaatgcattactgtaattggaaaaCCAGCAtcgcttttatttttacagtaaaattttggcgaccgagctgacagtttttactgtaaaatttagtaggtgttttttttgtgtgtacaaTATACTTCTGTAAATATAAGGACGGCAccactgttgtttttacggtaaaattattgCGACTGGGCTGCCAGTAATTGGTAAttggtatgctagcttttttgctaattttgcggtagtgtcaaatgtattattactttACCTGTGAAAAAGCTAACATTGGTAATtggtgagaaactttttataaagttctaaaaaaaatttttttttaaatgtataattttttattttttaatttttttagacatgtatctcgtgcgcacgagaaactttctcgcaaGATGGAgagaaaaatgtataatttttttgtaatttttttttttacatgtatctcgtgtgcacaagaaactttctgGCAAGATGGAgagaaaaatgtataatttttaaaaaatttttttttacatgtatctcgtgcgcacaagaaactttctcgcaAGATGGAGA encodes:
- the cryba1a gene encoding crystallin, beta A1a; the protein is MALNKPDLLGPWKITVYDQENFQGKRRDFTSSCQTLAQCGMDNIRSLKVECGAWTGYEHSSFCGQQFVLERGEYPRWESWSGSNAYHTERMASFRPICCADRKESKIVVYEKDNFVGRQWEISDDCPSLQAMGWGTNEIGSMKVQSGAWVCYQFPGYRGYQYVMECDRHGGEYKHYREWGSHAQSFQVQSLRRIQQ